In a genomic window of Flavobacterium sp. KACC 22761:
- a CDS encoding S41 family peptidase: MYPYFKKRFIIPTVAAGLLFVGTSFKEDFFEIAKQIEIFTTLFKAVNTNYVDETNPGDLMDKAIKSMLGSLDPYTVYFNEQDVVNFKINNTGEYTGIGALIARKKDRLIVREPYKGYPADKAGLKAGDEIIQIGDILIADYKDDASQLMKGTKNTKIQIKYIRQGKTNTTELVLDEVDIKSVPFYGKIDDKTGYIVLSHFSRKAAAEVKDALEKLKADGATQIVLDLRGNPGGLLNEAIDICNLFVPKNEVIVTTKSRIEKHNNTYKTTKDPVDTEIPLAILVNGRSASASEIVSGALQDLDRAVILGSRSFGKGLVQRSVDLTYGTQLKVTISRYYTPSGRCIQALDYAHKDKNGVAQKTEAKNFNAFKTRKGRTVYDGGGVLPDIELDETKMSPITTALLKNDGIFDYATTYYYKNPNLGDKIPVLTDADYASFKQYLKTNKISFDTETEIALKNTLAAAKNEKIEETIAPEYQQLLNALEKSETTLLDKNQKEIRGLIQEELIKRYQYQEGLYQFYLKNNSEIKKAVSVLNNQTEYKTILKM, from the coding sequence ATGTATCCATATTTCAAAAAGAGATTCATTATACCGACCGTTGCGGCAGGGCTTTTATTTGTTGGAACCAGTTTCAAAGAAGACTTTTTTGAAATTGCCAAACAAATCGAAATTTTTACGACTTTATTCAAAGCAGTAAACACAAATTATGTAGACGAAACCAATCCCGGCGATTTGATGGACAAGGCCATTAAAAGTATGCTTGGAAGTTTGGATCCATACACCGTTTACTTCAATGAGCAAGATGTTGTCAATTTCAAAATCAACAATACAGGCGAATACACTGGAATTGGTGCTTTGATCGCAAGAAAAAAAGATCGCTTAATTGTTCGCGAGCCTTACAAAGGCTATCCTGCAGATAAAGCCGGACTTAAAGCGGGTGACGAAATTATCCAGATTGGCGATATTTTGATTGCCGATTATAAAGACGACGCCTCACAATTGATGAAGGGAACAAAAAACACCAAAATTCAGATCAAATACATTCGTCAAGGAAAAACCAATACTACAGAACTAGTTTTGGACGAAGTTGATATCAAATCGGTTCCTTTTTATGGAAAAATTGACGATAAAACCGGTTATATCGTTCTTTCTCACTTTAGCCGAAAAGCCGCTGCTGAAGTGAAAGATGCTTTGGAAAAATTAAAAGCTGATGGAGCGACTCAAATCGTATTGGATTTAAGAGGAAATCCTGGCGGACTTTTAAATGAAGCTATTGACATCTGTAATTTATTTGTTCCGAAAAATGAAGTGATTGTGACAACTAAATCGAGAATCGAAAAACACAACAATACATATAAAACGACAAAAGATCCTGTTGATACCGAAATTCCGCTTGCTATTTTAGTGAATGGGCGAAGTGCATCTGCATCTGAAATTGTTTCTGGTGCTTTGCAGGATTTAGATCGCGCGGTTATTTTAGGAAGCAGAAGTTTCGGAAAAGGTTTGGTACAACGTTCTGTAGATTTAACTTACGGAACGCAACTAAAAGTTACCATTTCACGCTATTATACTCCATCTGGACGTTGCATTCAGGCACTTGATTATGCGCATAAAGACAAAAACGGTGTTGCTCAAAAAACAGAAGCAAAAAACTTCAATGCTTTTAAAACCAGAAAAGGAAGAACCGTTTATGATGGCGGTGGCGTTCTGCCAGATATCGAATTGGATGAAACCAAAATGAGTCCGATTACAACTGCTTTATTAAAAAACGATGGTATTTTTGATTATGCAACAACATATTACTACAAAAACCCAAATCTTGGAGATAAAATTCCGGTTTTGACCGATGCCGATTACGCATCATTCAAACAATATTTGAAAACCAATAAAATCAGTTTTGATACTGAAACCGAAATTGCTCTTAAAAACACTTTGGCTGCAGCCAAAAATGAAAAAATAGAAGAAACAATTGCCCCAGAATATCAACAACTATTAAATGCTTTAGAAAAAAGCGAAACCACTTTACTTGACAAAAATCAAAAAGAAATTAGAGGTTTGATTCAGGAAGAGCTTATCAAAAGATACCAATATCAAGAAGGTTTATATCAATTTTATCTTAAAAACAATTCAGAAATTAAAAAAGCGGTGAGCGTTTTAAATAATCAAACTGAGTACAAAACGATTTTAAAAATGTAA
- a CDS encoding type IX secretion system membrane protein PorP/SprF: MKKFILSLVLMAVTTSYSQELNLPVFTQYLADNPFVLSPAYAGIGDNLRIRANGLTQWVGIKDAPENQSLYADFRILDRSGVGISLYNDKNGYTRQTGAKVSFAHHLILDYYAKMYLSFGISYNFNSFRIDIDEFNNTIEHPILDPSVTDNRYTGNNNFDLSALYRYKNFYLSFNANNVLKKNVDKYRGVEPNLLSNYQVYTGYVFNDGENRRIEYEPSVFFQYFASDKRSTTDFNFKYRRYNRYEDYYWIGVSYRMLNDQFPKPLSVGPMAGFMKSRFYFGYSYQVMFNDLGNYNTGTHVVTIGFDFLQAISNCPCTQSPVHD; this comes from the coding sequence ATGAAAAAGTTTATTTTATCCCTAGTACTCATGGCTGTAACAACAAGTTACAGCCAAGAGTTAAACCTACCAGTTTTTACGCAGTATTTAGCTGATAACCCTTTTGTGCTTTCACCTGCTTATGCCGGTATCGGAGATAACCTTCGAATTAGAGCAAATGGTTTGACGCAATGGGTCGGAATTAAAGATGCGCCTGAAAACCAATCTTTATATGCCGATTTTAGAATCTTAGATCGTTCAGGGGTTGGAATTTCGCTTTACAATGATAAAAACGGGTACACAAGACAAACTGGTGCTAAAGTTTCGTTTGCGCATCACTTGATTTTGGATTATTATGCTAAAATGTATCTGTCTTTTGGTATTTCGTATAACTTCAACAGTTTCAGAATTGATATCGATGAGTTTAATAATACAATTGAGCATCCAATTCTTGATCCATCGGTAACAGATAATCGTTATACAGGAAACAACAACTTTGACCTTAGTGCATTGTATCGTTATAAGAACTTTTATTTGAGTTTCAATGCGAATAACGTTCTAAAGAAAAATGTAGATAAATATCGTGGAGTAGAGCCTAACTTGCTTTCTAACTACCAAGTTTACACTGGATATGTTTTTAACGATGGTGAAAATAGAAGAATTGAATATGAACCATCTGTCTTCTTCCAGTATTTTGCAAGTGATAAACGTTCAACAACCGATTTCAACTTCAAATACAGACGCTACAATCGTTACGAAGATTACTATTGGATTGGAGTTTCTTATCGTATGTTGAATGACCAGTTTCCAAAACCATTATCGGTAGGACCAATGGCAGGTTTCATGAAATCTAGATTTTACTTCGGATATTCATACCAAGTCATGTTCAACGATCTTGGAAATTACAATACAGGTACTCACGTAGTAACTATAGGTTTTGATTTCTTGCAGGCTATCAGTAACTGTCCTTGTACGCAGAGTCCAGTTCACGATTAA
- the rnpA gene encoding ribonuclease P protein component, with the protein MNFTYPKNERLKSKTTIGLLFSEGKSVSKYPLRLVYRHAEENSEEKIKLGVSVSKKYFKKAVDRNYFKRVLRETYRLNKHLLLENLNAPYSIMFFYQTKDKLSYQEINTKTIQLFEKFLQQINKTPDSENKPESQNPL; encoded by the coding sequence ATGAACTTCACTTACCCTAAAAATGAACGCTTAAAAAGCAAAACGACAATTGGATTACTGTTTTCTGAAGGGAAATCGGTGTCGAAATATCCGCTTCGTTTGGTTTACCGTCACGCGGAAGAAAATTCAGAAGAAAAAATAAAACTTGGCGTTTCGGTTTCCAAAAAATATTTCAAAAAAGCTGTTGACCGAAATTATTTCAAAAGAGTGCTGAGAGAAACCTATCGACTCAATAAACATTTGCTTTTGGAAAACTTGAATGCGCCTTATTCCATTATGTTTTTTTATCAAACAAAAGACAAATTATCCTATCAGGAAATCAATACCAAAACGATTCAGTTGTTTGAGAAATTTTTGCAGCAAATAAACAAAACTCCTGATTCTGAAAACAAACCTGAATCGCAGAATCCCTTATAA
- a CDS encoding lysophospholipid acyltransferase family protein → MQKIISYPISVIYYLCFGLCLVVFHPIQWICLNVFGYQAHKKSVDYLNLCLLRCTNLVGTTYKVTGVEDIPTGVPIIFVANHQSMYDIVTMIWYFRRFHCKFVSKKELGSGIPSVSFNLKYGGSVLIDRKDPKQAIPVIKGLSEYIEKNTRSAVIFPEGTRSKTGKPKEFAQSGLKILCKYAPSAYVVPVSINNSWKMVRYGMFPVGLGNDLTFTAHKAMAVKDYDFAELMALTEKAVVEGVNEYK, encoded by the coding sequence ATGCAAAAGATAATTTCGTACCCAATATCTGTTATTTACTACTTATGTTTTGGATTGTGTTTGGTGGTTTTTCATCCAATACAATGGATTTGCTTAAATGTTTTTGGATATCAAGCACACAAAAAAAGTGTCGATTATTTGAACCTTTGTCTTTTAAGATGTACGAATCTTGTGGGAACAACGTATAAAGTTACAGGTGTAGAAGATATTCCGACAGGAGTTCCGATCATTTTTGTTGCCAATCACCAAAGTATGTACGATATCGTTACAATGATTTGGTACTTTAGACGTTTTCATTGTAAATTTGTAAGTAAGAAAGAGTTAGGAAGCGGAATCCCAAGTGTTTCTTTCAACTTGAAATACGGAGGATCAGTACTTATTGACCGAAAAGACCCTAAACAAGCGATTCCTGTAATCAAAGGCTTGTCTGAATATATCGAAAAAAACACCAGGTCTGCAGTTATATTTCCGGAAGGAACCCGCAGCAAGACTGGAAAACCTAAAGAATTTGCCCAAAGCGGTTTGAAAATCTTATGTAAATATGCTCCATCAGCTTATGTTGTGCCGGTGAGCATCAATAATTCATGGAAAATGGTTCGCTATGGTATGTTTCCTGTTGGTTTAGGAAACGATCTAACTTTTACCGCACACAAAGCAATGGCTGTAAAAGATTATGATTTTGCAGAATTGATGGCTTTGACAGAAAAGGCTGTTGTAGAAGGAGTAAACGAGTATAAATAG
- a CDS encoding OmpA family protein: protein MKLCLALFLFIIYNLSAQQKPIETIYFEFDKYDLTPLQTEVVTNFIKSIDTAKVESIQIYGYCDDRGTDEYNYRLSSNRANTIQNLLVSLGFNQSKIVILEGKGRIVVRPDTIENLHETRSRNRRVDLIVVKRNSFGKGIYTSFKDNLKVGDKIYLESILFDIGSSKLTASSQKELDKIAEKLQKQRNIQFEIRGHVCCTPEIYNDGIDKATNERRLSWNRAKTVFNYLSSKKVSKNRMTYQGCGNKYPLGKGDKYDRRVEFLITKI, encoded by the coding sequence ATGAAACTTTGTTTAGCCCTATTTCTGTTTATTATTTACAATTTATCGGCACAGCAAAAACCTATCGAAACCATTTATTTTGAGTTTGACAAATACGATCTAACTCCTCTACAAACCGAAGTTGTAACTAATTTCATTAAAAGTATTGATACAGCCAAAGTTGAATCAATACAAATCTACGGGTACTGCGATGATCGCGGTACCGATGAATATAATTATAGATTATCGAGCAATCGTGCCAATACGATTCAGAACTTATTGGTATCTCTCGGATTTAACCAAAGCAAAATTGTTATTCTAGAAGGAAAAGGCCGAATTGTTGTCCGGCCTGACACTATTGAAAACCTGCACGAAACCCGTTCCCGGAATCGGCGGGTTGATTTGATCGTAGTAAAACGGAATAGTTTTGGAAAGGGAATTTACACTTCTTTCAAAGACAATCTAAAAGTGGGCGACAAAATATATTTAGAAAGTATTTTGTTTGACATTGGAAGCTCAAAATTAACCGCATCGTCTCAAAAAGAACTGGACAAAATCGCCGAAAAACTTCAAAAACAAAGAAATATCCAATTTGAAATAAGAGGCCACGTTTGCTGTACTCCTGAAATTTACAACGACGGAATTGACAAGGCAACCAACGAAAGAAGGCTTTCATGGAACCGCGCCAAAACCGTCTTCAATTATCTAAGCTCTAAAAAAGTGTCCAAAAACAGAATGACTTATCAAGGTTGTGGCAATAAATATCCGTTAGGAAAAGGAGATAAATATGACCGCAGAGTCGAGTTTTTGATTACTAAGATTTGA
- a CDS encoding DUF4837 family protein, with amino-acid sequence MNKTLFLFLIVPFLLVSCLKTDKQTQPVSGKANTISVIIDDQLWYGEVGDTIRNKFASPVWGLTQEEPLFTINQYPARLLEGFVTDSRSIIVVKKAATDKFEIIRSKKLPHNTFRIYGRSVDDIICSIELNSAQMIKIIHEAEIQKIQEDNSKSLMNQAIIKNKFHATLEIPVGYEYMLHKKNFIWLKKNIISGNTSLLIYQIPLNSFKKSNVVADIIKMRDSVGEYIKGREPKTRMITGEAYAPYFTVMQLDGKKAYETKGTWEMRNDFMAGPFINYAIIDEKYNRILVIEGFCYSPSNQERDLMLDLEAIIKSVKIDKK; translated from the coding sequence ATGAATAAAACCCTTTTTTTATTTCTAATAGTTCCGTTTTTATTGGTTTCATGCCTAAAAACAGACAAACAGACTCAACCTGTTTCGGGTAAAGCCAACACGATTTCTGTTATCATCGACGATCAGTTGTGGTACGGAGAAGTGGGCGACACCATCAGAAATAAATTTGCTTCGCCAGTTTGGGGATTGACCCAAGAAGAACCGCTTTTTACAATCAATCAATATCCCGCTCGTTTGCTCGAAGGTTTTGTTACAGACAGCAGAAGCATAATTGTTGTCAAAAAAGCCGCAACTGATAAGTTTGAAATTATCAGAAGCAAAAAACTTCCTCACAATACTTTTCGAATTTACGGACGATCTGTAGATGATATTATTTGCAGCATCGAACTTAATTCGGCTCAAATGATTAAAATTATTCATGAGGCGGAAATTCAAAAAATCCAAGAGGATAATAGCAAATCTTTGATGAATCAAGCTATTATCAAAAACAAGTTTCATGCAACGCTTGAAATTCCAGTTGGTTATGAATACATGCTCCACAAAAAGAATTTTATTTGGCTCAAGAAAAACATTATCAGTGGCAATACGAGTTTACTGATTTACCAAATTCCGCTTAATTCTTTCAAAAAATCAAATGTTGTTGCCGATATTATCAAAATGAGAGATTCTGTTGGAGAATATATCAAAGGAAGAGAACCCAAAACCCGAATGATAACAGGAGAAGCTTATGCGCCATATTTTACCGTAATGCAATTAGATGGTAAAAAAGCCTATGAAACAAAAGGAACTTGGGAAATGCGCAATGATTTTATGGCAGGACCTTTCATCAATTATGCAATCATAGACGAAAAGTATAACCGAATTTTAGTAATTGAAGGTTTTTGCTATTCACCTTCGAATCAAGAACGCGATTTAATGCTCGATCTTGAAGCAATTATAAAATCAGTTAAGATTGATAAGAAGTAG
- a CDS encoding acyl-ACP desaturase yields the protein MSIKNIRLEVMQFLEKNVESFVEQYLIPVEKIWQPSDFLPNSEGDNFFEEVKELREIAKELPYDFWVTLVGDTITEEALPTYESWLMDVEGVDQVENGGNGWSKWIRQWTGEENRHGDLLNKYLYLSGRVNMREIEMTTQHLINDGFDIGTGTDPYKNFVYTSFQELATYVSHNRVSQIAKKFGDNKLSKMCKMIAGDEMRHHHAYSEFVTRIFQVDPSEMMLAFQYMMKQKIVMPAHFLRESGQKISSAFEQFSDSAQRIGVYTANDYVDIMQKLMNKWEIDKISNLTDEAEKARDYLMKLPARMARISERLVIPAESHIFKWVEPARL from the coding sequence ATGTCTATAAAAAACATTAGATTAGAAGTAATGCAGTTTTTGGAAAAAAACGTAGAAAGCTTCGTTGAACAGTATTTAATTCCAGTGGAAAAAATTTGGCAGCCGTCAGACTTTTTGCCTAATTCTGAAGGAGATAATTTCTTTGAGGAGGTAAAAGAGTTGCGTGAAATTGCTAAAGAACTTCCATACGATTTCTGGGTTACGCTTGTTGGTGACACCATCACTGAAGAAGCGTTGCCTACATATGAATCTTGGTTAATGGATGTAGAAGGTGTCGATCAGGTGGAGAACGGCGGAAATGGCTGGTCAAAATGGATCAGGCAATGGACTGGTGAAGAAAATCGTCATGGAGACCTTCTAAATAAATACTTGTATCTGTCTGGTCGTGTGAACATGCGTGAAATCGAAATGACAACACAGCACTTAATCAACGACGGTTTTGATATCGGAACTGGAACTGACCCATACAAAAACTTTGTATATACTAGTTTTCAGGAATTAGCAACTTATGTTTCGCACAATAGAGTTTCACAAATTGCAAAGAAATTTGGTGATAACAAGTTGTCTAAAATGTGTAAAATGATTGCTGGAGACGAAATGCGTCACCACCATGCATACAGCGAATTCGTAACGAGAATTTTTCAAGTGGATCCGAGCGAAATGATGTTGGCTTTTCAATACATGATGAAGCAAAAAATCGTAATGCCTGCACACTTTTTGAGAGAATCTGGTCAAAAAATCAGTTCTGCCTTTGAGCAATTCTCAGATTCAGCACAACGTATTGGAGTTTATACGGCTAACGATTATGTTGATATCATGCAGAAATTGATGAACAAATGGGAAATCGATAAAATTTCGAATTTGACAGACGAAGCTGAAAAAGCTCGTGATTATTTGATGAAATTACCAGCTCGTATGGCTAGAATTTCTGAAAGATTAGTTATTCCTGCAGAATCTCACATTTTTAAATGGGTTGAGCCTGCAAGATTATAA
- a CDS encoding phosphoglycerate kinase, which translates to MKTLNDFDFKNKKAIIRVDFNVPLDENFNVTDATRIEAAKPTIDAILAQGGSVILMSHLGRPKGAEEKYSLKHILKTASEILGVQVKFAENCVGEVAQNAAAALKPGEVLLLENLRFHAEEEAGDVAFAKELASLGDIYVNDAFGTAHRAHASTTIIAQFFPNDKCFGTLLAKEIESLNKVLKNSEKPVTAVLGGSKVSSKITVIENILDKVDHMIIGGGMTFTFIKAQGGKIGESICEDDKLQLALDILKAAKEKGVQVHIPVDVVAADDFSNSANTQVVDVTAIPDGWQGLDAGPKSLENFKKVILESKTILWNGPLGVFEMETFAKGTIALGDFIAESTKNGAFSLVGGGDSVAAVKQFGLEDKMSYVSTGGGAMLEMLEGKVLPGIAAILD; encoded by the coding sequence ATGAAAACTTTAAACGATTTCGATTTTAAAAATAAAAAAGCCATTATTCGTGTTGATTTTAATGTCCCTTTAGATGAAAATTTCAATGTAACTGATGCTACACGTATTGAAGCGGCTAAACCTACAATTGATGCTATTTTGGCGCAAGGCGGAAGTGTGATTTTGATGTCGCATTTAGGAAGACCAAAAGGTGCTGAAGAAAAATATTCATTAAAACATATTTTAAAAACGGCTTCTGAAATTTTAGGAGTTCAAGTAAAATTTGCTGAAAACTGTGTTGGAGAAGTGGCTCAGAATGCAGCAGCAGCTTTGAAACCGGGAGAAGTTTTATTGCTAGAAAATTTACGTTTTCATGCTGAAGAAGAAGCTGGAGATGTAGCTTTCGCTAAAGAATTGGCTTCACTTGGAGATATTTATGTAAACGATGCTTTTGGAACGGCTCACAGAGCGCACGCTTCGACTACAATTATTGCTCAGTTTTTCCCAAATGATAAATGTTTCGGAACATTATTGGCAAAAGAAATCGAGAGTTTGAATAAAGTTTTGAAAAACAGTGAAAAACCTGTAACTGCAGTTCTTGGAGGCTCTAAAGTTTCTTCAAAAATTACAGTGATCGAAAATATCTTAGACAAAGTTGATCACATGATTATTGGTGGAGGTATGACTTTTACCTTCATCAAAGCGCAAGGTGGAAAAATCGGAGAATCTATCTGCGAAGATGATAAATTGCAATTGGCGCTTGATATCTTAAAAGCAGCTAAAGAAAAAGGTGTTCAAGTTCATATTCCTGTTGATGTAGTTGCTGCAGACGATTTCTCAAATAGTGCAAATACACAAGTTGTTGATGTAACGGCAATTCCTGACGGATGGCAAGGTCTTGACGCGGGTCCAAAATCGTTGGAGAACTTCAAAAAAGTAATTTTAGAGTCTAAAACAATCTTATGGAATGGTCCATTAGGAGTTTTTGAAATGGAAACTTTCGCTAAAGGAACTATTGCTTTAGGTGATTTTATTGCAGAATCTACTAAAAATGGCGCATTTTCATTAGTTGGAGGTGGAGATTCAGTTGCTGCAGTAAAACAATTTGGTCTTGAAGACAAAATGAGCTATGTTTCAACTGGAGGAGGAGCTATGCTAGAGATGCTTGAGGGAAAAGTTTTACCTGGAATTGCTGCAATTTTAGACTAA
- a CDS encoding DUF1579 domain-containing protein — protein sequence MKNVTGILVVFLLSFISCKKEVKTETVETKDLDSIKTEEPVAETEAPVDSATATKAWQAYATPGEPHKIMAEEVGTWTCDMTFWYEPNGKPEKATSIATVKMVFGGRYQETDYKGTIMGAPFEGKGTLAYNNATKEFTNTFIDNMGTGMMVAYGKYDESTKTIELKGETVDPVKGKKTPYREVYTIVDPTTRKFEMYDMKNGAEYKSMEIISKKK from the coding sequence ATGAAAAATGTAACCGGAATATTAGTAGTGTTTTTGTTGAGTTTTATTTCTTGTAAAAAAGAAGTCAAAACCGAAACTGTTGAAACAAAAGATTTAGATAGTATTAAAACCGAAGAACCAGTTGCCGAAACTGAAGCGCCTGTAGATTCTGCAACTGCAACAAAGGCTTGGCAGGCATATGCAACTCCGGGCGAGCCACATAAAATAATGGCGGAAGAAGTTGGAACATGGACTTGCGACATGACTTTTTGGTATGAACCAAACGGTAAACCAGAAAAAGCAACTTCAATAGCAACCGTAAAAATGGTTTTTGGCGGGCGTTATCAAGAAACGGATTACAAAGGTACTATTATGGGAGCTCCTTTTGAAGGAAAAGGGACGTTAGCATATAATAATGCCACTAAAGAATTTACGAATACTTTTATTGACAATATGGGAACCGGAATGATGGTAGCCTATGGTAAATATGACGAAAGCACAAAAACAATCGAATTAAAAGGAGAAACTGTAGATCCAGTAAAGGGAAAAAAAACTCCTTATCGTGAAGTTTATACTATTGTTGATCCGACAACTAGAAAATTCGAAATGTATGATATGAAAAACGGTGCCGAATATAAAAGCATGGAAATTATTTCGAAGAAAAAATAG
- a CDS encoding GNAT family N-acetyltransferase gives MELKWKIKPFEALTVNELYDLLKLRSEIFVVEQNCVYLDLDGKDKKALHLMGELDGKIVAYSRLFDAGISFDNASIGRVTVDANYRDKKFGHDLMRKAIAEIKSNFDRDKITIGAQLYLKKFYESHGFVQTSEMYLEDDIEHIEMIRG, from the coding sequence ATGGAACTAAAATGGAAAATAAAGCCTTTTGAGGCATTAACGGTTAACGAACTATACGATTTGCTTAAATTGAGAAGTGAGATCTTTGTAGTGGAGCAAAATTGCGTGTATTTGGATCTTGACGGCAAGGACAAAAAAGCATTGCACTTAATGGGTGAACTTGATGGCAAAATTGTCGCTTATTCTCGTTTATTCGATGCCGGAATAAGTTTTGACAATGCTTCTATAGGAAGAGTGACTGTCGATGCCAATTACAGAGATAAAAAATTTGGACACGATTTAATGCGAAAAGCTATTGCTGAAATAAAGTCTAATTTCGACAGAGATAAAATTACAATTGGTGCACAATTGTATTTAAAGAAATTTTATGAGAGCCATGGTTTTGTGCAAACAAGCGAAATGTATTTGGAGGACGATATCGAACATATAGAAATGATTCGCGGATAA
- a CDS encoding LysM peptidoglycan-binding domain-containing protein: MIVRKISIVATALFSMTMFAQQSASSEVEIKPEVKLSYLDSVKSTFKKNDMAAKADSLWMKELTSLDIYDDLTKDIQTINSDVTVDEELPTDLLKQRLQAMNEKSPFHIEYNQGLENLIKSFLKNRKKSFSRLMALSEYYFPIFEESFAKNNVPLEIKYLAVVESALNPKAVSKMGATGLWQFMYGTGKQYALKIDSYIDERSDPMKATAAASEYMTKMFEVFGDWELVLASYNSGPGNVTKAIRRSGGQSKYWDIRSNLPKETQGYVPAFYATMYLFEYHKEHGINPERAVVKNFETDTLNIKKEMTFKQIADLLDMPQSQIQLLNPSYKLNVVPYYQGEQHCLRLPKDKIATFVSNEKQIYAYVDHMSTIRTLPSKLAVKVAPKVKLQPEKINSDFQMYEVQKGDNLGAIADKYDVNIADLKKWNNLKSNNVALGRTLKIKSDVDPSKISKDAKSIPAVEKKSEEAIAAADDKEKNSLPQEYVVLAGDNLGNVAKKFGMTIAELKELNGLTSNNIGIGKTLVISKEVPVIEETANVNTAIASNASVDSFKKSAVSKKVSEDYYVKKGDSLYSISKKYPGVTISDIKKWNGIKDGDIKPGMKLKING, from the coding sequence ATGATTGTAAGGAAAATATCAATAGTAGCGACAGCTCTTTTTTCAATGACGATGTTTGCACAGCAAAGTGCATCTTCAGAAGTTGAAATCAAGCCTGAAGTAAAATTATCGTACTTAGATTCGGTTAAAAGCACATTCAAGAAAAATGACATGGCTGCAAAAGCAGACAGTCTTTGGATGAAAGAATTAACAAGTTTAGATATCTACGATGATTTAACAAAAGATATTCAAACTATCAATTCAGATGTTACGGTTGATGAAGAGTTGCCTACTGATTTGCTGAAACAGCGACTTCAGGCAATGAATGAAAAATCGCCGTTTCACATTGAATACAATCAAGGTTTAGAAAACTTAATAAAGTCATTTCTCAAGAATCGTAAAAAATCGTTTTCTCGATTAATGGCTTTATCCGAATATTACTTCCCAATTTTCGAGGAATCATTTGCAAAAAACAATGTTCCTTTAGAAATCAAATATTTAGCCGTTGTAGAATCTGCTTTAAATCCTAAAGCAGTTTCTAAAATGGGCGCTACAGGACTTTGGCAGTTCATGTATGGAACTGGAAAACAGTACGCTTTAAAAATCGATTCATATATTGATGAGCGCAGCGACCCAATGAAAGCTACAGCAGCAGCAAGCGAATACATGACCAAAATGTTTGAAGTCTTTGGTGACTGGGAACTAGTTTTGGCCTCTTACAATTCAGGACCTGGAAATGTTACTAAGGCAATTCGTCGTTCTGGCGGACAATCAAAATACTGGGACATTCGCAGCAATCTTCCTAAAGAGACTCAAGGTTATGTACCTGCTTTTTATGCGACAATGTATCTTTTTGAATATCATAAAGAGCACGGAATCAATCCCGAAAGAGCTGTTGTAAAAAACTTCGAAACAGATACTTTAAATATCAAAAAAGAAATGACATTCAAACAAATCGCAGATTTGCTTGATATGCCACAATCTCAAATTCAGCTTTTAAATCCTTCTTATAAATTGAATGTGGTGCCTTATTATCAAGGAGAACAGCATTGTCTGCGGTTGCCAAAAGACAAAATCGCCACTTTTGTTTCAAATGAAAAACAAATTTATGCCTATGTTGATCATATGTCAACAATTCGCACATTACCATCAAAGTTGGCTGTAAAAGTTGCGCCTAAAGTGAAGTTGCAACCAGAGAAAATCAATTCGGATTTTCAAATGTATGAAGTTCAAAAAGGTGATAATCTGGGTGCCATTGCAGATAAATACGATGTAAATATTGCCGATTTAAAGAAATGGAATAATTTAAAATCAAATAATGTCGCATTAGGCAGAACGTTAAAAATCAAGTCGGATGTTGATCCATCAAAAATTTCAAAGGATGCTAAATCAATTCCTGCTGTAGAGAAAAAATCAGAAGAAGCGATCGCTGCTGCTGATGACAAAGAAAAGAATTCGCTTCCTCAAGAGTATGTTGTGTTGGCTGGAGATAATTTAGGGAACGTTGCGAAGAAATTCGGTATGACTATTGCGGAGTTAAAAGAACTTAATGGTCTAACTTCAAATAATATTGGTATCGGAAAAACATTAGTGATTTCTAAGGAAGTTCCAGTAATTGAAGAAACTGCAAACGTAAATACAGCGATTGCTTCGAATGCATCAGTTGATTCGTTTAAGAAAAGTGCTGTGTCTAAAAAAGTTAGCGAAGATTATTACGTGAAAAAAGGAGATTCTCTTTATAGCATTTCTAAAAAATATCCTGGAGTTACAATTTCAGATATTAAAAAATGGAATGGTATTAAAGATGGAGATATTAAACCCGGAATGAAACTCAAAATAAACGGATAA